The Sorangiineae bacterium MSr11367 genome window below encodes:
- a CDS encoding NmrA family transcriptional regulator has protein sequence MTQALLERGERVEIVTRDEGKADAWRRRGARAVVVDVHDTGALRRVFQGGKRLYLLNPPAPPSTDTAREERATLSSILSALEGSGLEKIVAQSTYAAQPGDRIGDLGVLYEMEQALAAQPIPSSILRGAYYMSNWEASLETVMAKRELPSFYPTDMVFPMVAPSNLGEVAARLMTEPLGSSRLVHVEGPERYSPNDVAAAFGAALKTVIRAVEIPRADRVAVLRSMGFSEPAAESFSAMTDAAMRAEIPAPEHAIRGTTSLATYVTQRVQVSH, from the coding sequence TTGACGCAGGCACTGCTCGAACGCGGAGAGCGCGTCGAGATCGTCACGCGCGACGAAGGAAAAGCGGATGCGTGGCGGCGTCGCGGTGCGCGTGCCGTTGTCGTCGACGTTCACGACACGGGCGCGCTGCGCCGCGTCTTCCAGGGTGGCAAGCGGCTATATCTCCTCAACCCGCCGGCGCCTCCCTCGACGGACACCGCCCGCGAGGAGCGCGCGACGCTGTCGAGCATCCTGTCCGCGCTCGAAGGCTCGGGGCTCGAGAAGATCGTGGCCCAATCGACGTACGCTGCGCAGCCCGGCGATCGCATAGGTGACTTGGGCGTGCTCTACGAAATGGAGCAAGCGCTTGCGGCGCAGCCGATCCCGAGCAGCATCTTGCGGGGCGCGTACTACATGAGCAATTGGGAGGCGTCGCTGGAGACGGTGATGGCGAAGCGCGAGCTTCCGAGCTTCTATCCGACCGACATGGTGTTCCCCATGGTGGCTCCCTCCAATCTCGGGGAGGTGGCCGCGCGGCTCATGACGGAGCCCCTAGGGTCGAGCCGGCTGGTGCACGTCGAAGGGCCCGAGCGCTACTCGCCGAACGATGTCGCGGCCGCCTTCGGTGCGGCGCTGAAGACGGTCATAAGGGCCGTCGAAATCCCGCGCGCCGACCGCGTGGCGGTCTTGCGAAGCATGGGCTTCTCGGAGCCGGCGGCCGAGTCGTTCTCCGCGATGACGGACGCCGCGATGCGCGCCGAAATCCCCGCGCCCGAGCACGCAATCCGCGGCACCACCTCGCTCGCCACCTACGTCACGCAGCGTGTGCAGGTGAGTCATTGA
- a CDS encoding response regulator, protein MQKVDEVPSIRGRRRPTAKFAGIRVLVVDDERDSRLVMEMFFRLRGASVRTAPSASEGRRMLEMFKPHLIVSDIAMPDEDGNQLLQSIRALPVERGGRTPAIAVTAFAYPEDRRRALESGFDVHLSKPANFEELFQAVHDLTANVDS, encoded by the coding sequence ATGCAAAAGGTGGACGAGGTGCCCTCGATACGGGGAAGGCGGCGCCCAACGGCAAAGTTCGCGGGCATCCGAGTCCTCGTCGTCGACGACGAACGCGATAGCCGCCTGGTCATGGAGATGTTCTTCCGCCTCCGCGGCGCGAGCGTGCGCACGGCGCCGTCTGCAAGCGAAGGAAGGCGCATGCTGGAGATGTTCAAACCGCACCTGATCGTGAGCGACATCGCCATGCCCGACGAAGACGGAAACCAACTGCTCCAAAGCATCCGAGCGTTGCCCGTCGAACGCGGAGGGCGCACGCCGGCCATTGCGGTGACCGCTTTCGCGTATCCCGAAGATCGGCGAAGGGCCCTCGAATCCGGATTCGACGTTCATCTGTCCAAACCGGCGAATTTCGAAGAGCTCTTCCAAGCCGTGCATGACTTGACCGCCAACGTGGATTCATAG
- a CDS encoding low affinity iron permease family protein produces the protein MEERFRKFAHATAEAAGHSKVFFIALLTICIWAAIGPVFRFSDTWQLVINTGTTIITFLMVFLIQNTQNRDAKSIHLKLDELIRSNSHARNALLALEDMSDEDLQNLQGEFERLAHRLHKVRKSRSGHEAKA, from the coding sequence ATGGAAGAACGATTTCGAAAGTTTGCTCACGCGACCGCTGAAGCTGCTGGCCATTCGAAGGTCTTCTTCATCGCCCTTCTCACTATTTGCATTTGGGCGGCAATTGGTCCAGTTTTTCGCTTTTCGGATACCTGGCAGCTCGTCATCAATACGGGCACCACCATCATCACGTTCTTGATGGTCTTTCTTATTCAGAATACGCAAAATCGTGACGCGAAATCCATTCACCTGAAGCTCGATGAGCTGATTCGCTCCAATTCTCATGCGCGCAACGCGCTTTTGGCGCTGGAGGACATGAGCGATGAAGACCTTCAGAACCTCCAAGGCGAGTTCGAACGACTCGCCCACCGATTGCACAAAGTCCGCAAGAGTCGCTCGGGTCACGAAGCGAAGGCGTAA
- a CDS encoding DNA topoisomerase IB: protein MSNTPSRVSGVVLEALDAAKAAGLRYVSDSSPGIRRVRCGKGARYVAPDGSAVRDPEMLRRIRGLVIPPAWSKVWIARIANAHIQATGRDAKGRKQYIYHPRWREVRDESKYDKLVAFARALPKIQKTVDMHLAQRGLHREKVLATVVRLLEITRIRVGSEEYARTNGSFGLTTLRGRHVDIDGGRLSFHFRGKSGKEHVIDVEDRRLARIVAQCSELPGQELFQYVDEAGERHTIESADINEYIRSIAGNGFTAKDFRTWAGTVLAARALGELAATVTTKPTKKAITEVVKVVATHLGNTPAVCRKCYVHPAVFEAFTDGWLGQVLRAKAEEKAVIAIIQRAARGADHRVTRSAA, encoded by the coding sequence GTGTCGAACACACCCTCGCGCGTATCCGGGGTCGTCCTCGAGGCATTGGACGCCGCCAAGGCCGCTGGTTTGCGGTACGTGAGCGACTCATCACCCGGCATACGGCGCGTTCGCTGTGGCAAAGGGGCGCGCTACGTGGCCCCCGACGGTTCCGCGGTGCGCGATCCCGAGATGCTTCGGCGTATCCGCGGCCTGGTGATTCCACCGGCCTGGAGCAAAGTGTGGATCGCCAGAATTGCGAATGCGCATATTCAAGCCACGGGGCGCGACGCCAAAGGTCGTAAGCAGTATATCTATCATCCGCGCTGGCGCGAGGTGCGCGATGAAAGCAAATACGACAAGCTCGTCGCCTTTGCGCGCGCCCTGCCCAAGATCCAGAAGACCGTCGACATGCACCTTGCCCAGCGCGGGCTGCATCGCGAAAAAGTCCTCGCGACGGTGGTTCGTCTTTTGGAGATCACGCGAATCAGGGTGGGCAGCGAGGAATATGCTCGGACCAATGGCTCGTTCGGGTTGACGACATTGCGCGGACGTCACGTTGACATCGACGGAGGGCGGCTTTCGTTTCACTTTCGCGGAAAGAGCGGAAAAGAGCATGTCATCGACGTGGAAGATCGCCGGCTCGCGCGCATCGTCGCACAGTGTAGCGAGCTGCCGGGGCAAGAGCTCTTCCAATACGTGGACGAAGCGGGCGAGCGTCACACCATCGAGTCCGCGGATATCAACGAGTACATCCGCAGCATCGCCGGCAATGGCTTCACGGCGAAAGATTTCCGCACCTGGGCGGGGACGGTGTTGGCCGCGCGTGCTCTTGGCGAGCTCGCTGCTACGGTGACGACGAAGCCGACCAAGAAGGCCATCACCGAGGTCGTCAAAGTGGTGGCGACGCACCTCGGCAATACCCCCGCGGTGTGTCGCAAGTGCTACGTCCACCCCGCAGTCTTCGAAGCGTTCACCGATGGCTGGCTCGGCCAAGTGCTTCGCGCGAAGGCCGAGGAAAAAGCCGTCATCGCCATCATCCAACGCGCTGCGCGCGGCGCCGACCATCGAGTCACACGCTCCGCCGCGTGA
- a CDS encoding ATP-binding protein, which translates to MSDLPEDEVPIECDPVRIEQAIGNVVSNALKFTPPGGRVWVALERTDTHVIFRVLDTGPGIPPEQRDEVFRPFWQGDKMDRHGVGLGLAIVRGIVEAHGGSVAVDGTAGGGATISILLPSGAHARSSKSFAITRRSV; encoded by the coding sequence ATGAGCGATCTGCCGGAAGACGAGGTGCCCATTGAGTGCGATCCCGTTCGTATCGAGCAAGCCATCGGAAACGTCGTCTCGAACGCCCTCAAGTTTACTCCGCCAGGCGGCCGTGTCTGGGTGGCGCTCGAGCGTACGGATACCCATGTCATCTTCCGCGTGCTCGATACCGGTCCAGGGATTCCTCCCGAGCAACGAGATGAAGTTTTCCGTCCGTTTTGGCAAGGTGACAAAATGGATCGCCATGGTGTCGGCCTCGGACTGGCCATCGTTCGGGGAATCGTGGAGGCGCACGGGGGAAGCGTCGCCGTCGACGGCACGGCGGGGGGCGGCGCGACGATATCCATCCTGCTGCCCAGCGGGGCGCACGCTCGGTCGAGCAAATCGTTTGCTATCACGCGGCGGAGCGTGTGA
- a CDS encoding alpha/beta hydrolase, with protein MNVYSLERPLAWSRAYNPFYSGRSGIRIRSTPSGQVRLRHEGEGSRTIVFVCDTPVFIEHYDRLFELLSPRFKVLCLELPGMGFSKPVRNFDYSLRSQAQAVWEVLEAEDVEECILSFSCVGAYLALIVASMAPSIVRGVVSIQAPSWEQERAWARRIDFRGRGLVATPVLGQLLLRAGKRKIAERWFHSTLGKAANKQQFVDTAIGALDAGSPWALASMVQAYFSHATPTFPTVQQKSLVIWGGGDGSHRKSDPESAIPYFREARLMRFEQAGHCPDLEEPQRFAEALALFSAEL; from the coding sequence ATGAACGTCTACTCCTTGGAGCGCCCACTCGCCTGGAGCCGTGCGTACAATCCGTTCTATTCCGGACGCAGCGGAATTCGAATCCGCAGCACGCCTTCCGGTCAGGTGCGCCTGCGACACGAAGGCGAAGGCTCCCGGACCATCGTATTCGTCTGCGATACACCTGTATTCATCGAACACTACGATCGCCTGTTCGAGCTACTTTCCCCTCGATTCAAAGTTCTCTGTCTCGAGCTACCCGGTATGGGCTTCTCGAAGCCGGTGCGGAATTTCGACTACAGCCTTCGCAGCCAAGCGCAAGCCGTGTGGGAAGTGTTGGAGGCAGAGGACGTCGAAGAATGTATCCTTTCTTTCTCCTGCGTCGGTGCGTACTTGGCACTCATCGTAGCATCGATGGCGCCGAGCATCGTTCGTGGGGTCGTGAGCATTCAAGCCCCGAGCTGGGAGCAGGAACGTGCCTGGGCTCGCCGTATCGATTTTCGAGGACGCGGTTTGGTTGCGACACCGGTATTGGGCCAGCTGCTCCTGCGGGCCGGCAAGCGGAAGATCGCAGAGCGATGGTTTCACTCCACGCTCGGTAAGGCCGCCAATAAACAGCAGTTCGTCGACACGGCGATCGGTGCATTGGACGCGGGCTCACCTTGGGCTCTGGCGTCGATGGTGCAAGCGTATTTCTCGCATGCTACCCCGACGTTTCCCACGGTGCAGCAAAAGTCATTGGTCATCTGGGGCGGTGGGGACGGCAGCCACCGGAAAAGCGATCCCGAGTCCGCGATCCCCTACTTTCGCGAAGCCCGCTTGATGCGCTTCGAGCAGGCGGGCCACTGCCCCGATCTGGAGGAGCCGCAGCGCTTCGCCGAAGCGCTAGCGTTGTTCTCGGCGGAACTCTAA
- a CDS encoding trifunctional serine/threonine-protein kinase/ATP-binding protein/SpoIIE family protein phosphatase gives MLIYRGRRASDGRPIAAKVLRSAYPTARDIAKLRHEYTILSTLSLDNVVRVHDLEQDDGRFAIIMDDVPGDSLAHLLRARRLSFEQSLGVACSLAGALAAIHGQGILHKDVKPSNVLVDPSTFPSAIRVTLIDFGIATRLSQEARGAEPPGTLEGTLAYMAPEQTGRMNRGVDARADLYSLGVTIYELFAFALPFVSADPMELVHSHIARLPRALHEAAPEVPRAVSDIVMRLLRKVPEERYQSAAGVKADLDACLAQWRTTGTIAPFALAAHDQSGDLRIPQKLYGRDGEAAALLVAFDRVVAGRPELLLVAGYSGVGKSALVNEIHKPIARRRGYFVSGKFDQFDRSVPYAPITHAFRELVRQVLTERDEALAVWRQRLSSALGSNGQVIVDRIPELELVIGAQPAVPELAAAESQNRFVLVFQNFVRVFCSGDRPLVVFLDDLQWADPASLQLIRHLLTDPEGGHLLLIGAYRDNEVGPAHLLELTLAELRTDGAASNRTSSIALAPLELGHVAELLADTLRCTREDSTPLARAALDKTQGNPFFLTQFIRSLHERGLVAFDTNARTWTWDLGAIDRMMVTDNVVDLIVEKLRRLGPETQRVLTYAACIGHSFSLALLAELDERPPADVAADLWDALREGLVLPQDAEYRFFDGPAPAPARAETADGTLDVRYRFLHDRVQQAADSLVGDETRRAHHLKLGRLLRGKLERQRADEALFEVVRHLNFAAGDITSEDERIDLGRLNLTAARRAKAATAYAAAAAFAASGMAMLTESSWKSDYDLAFALYTERAECEYLIGQFDVAEPLFDRLLARANNKLERARVHNLRIVLYTTLGKFADAIDVGRAGLAVFGIDMPLIGPALDAALGTELTDVETNLGTRRIGDLVDAPLLTDPDRQAVLRLLMSLISAAYLTHPTLLGWVIVKQVNISLRYGHSDVSSCGYMMHGLVLAGVMGRYEQAQEFGRLALALNERFKNADLTCKLNFMYGVFLFFRQSLRTSLEYSQRAYAAGLESGDFPYLSYTCYSLLMGKLGLGVPLEELVPETDRFLTLMGRTKDAMATAFLRVGRQMLANLRHETHGPAPDALDDASFREEGFAARMVESGFLLVVLWYYIVKLQLRFIYEDYAGALEMAELAEANKASSTGHFFKTELPFYACLTAAALLTDTHTEDAPRYRALLETNAAELATFAENAPENYGHKDRLVAAECARLEGEHGKAAQLYDEAIALAQRNGFARDHALANELASKFYAARGRTTLARAYMTEAHFGYTRWGATAKVEDLERRYLHLLLRSDVAAESAGVSSRHTTSSSRSTTGDVPGSGRLDVATVVRAAHAISGELVLDRVLDRLLRIVLANAGAQRGSLLLQRDGKLLVEAVATVNPDVVRVGLASEIGTASDLATTVVHYVARTRESVVLDDASTDPRFTDDPYIASARPRSLLCVPMAHQGRLTGLLYLENRLVTGAFDRARVDLLQVLSAQAATAVENALLYAATQAATARLAQANETLEQQVAQRTEELRKTVADLWSEMDLARKIQTVLLPSEPALSGYDVAAVMVPASDVGGDYYDVFRASGTEWVVVGDVSGHGITAGLIMMMAQTAVRALAQNLGTGGAPPAPSEVLAAVNAAICRNLRKIGDGQYMTVTAFRFDGGTDGAVWYAGLHQDLLVYRAAKGTVEVIETTGVWLGVLDDIRTLLPDARLVLEPGDALLLFTDGLTEARRDGGLRGVTRVVEHLAAAAPVTQSARDLVQSVMDGLEGWEISDDVTVVAIRRTGTAHGGNGA, from the coding sequence GTATACGATTCTAAGTACGCTATCGCTCGACAACGTCGTCCGCGTTCACGACCTCGAGCAGGACGACGGCCGCTTCGCGATCATCATGGACGACGTGCCGGGCGACTCGCTCGCGCACCTCCTGCGGGCGCGACGTCTTTCGTTCGAGCAGTCGCTAGGCGTCGCGTGCTCCCTGGCCGGTGCACTGGCCGCAATTCACGGGCAAGGAATCCTGCACAAGGACGTCAAGCCGTCCAACGTGCTCGTCGATCCGAGCACCTTTCCGAGCGCCATTCGCGTCACCCTGATTGACTTTGGTATCGCCACCCGGCTCTCGCAGGAGGCCCGCGGCGCCGAGCCACCCGGCACGCTCGAGGGCACGCTCGCGTACATGGCCCCCGAACAAACGGGACGCATGAACCGCGGCGTCGATGCGCGCGCCGATCTGTATTCGCTCGGCGTGACGATCTACGAGCTCTTCGCCTTCGCGCTGCCCTTCGTCTCGGCCGATCCAATGGAGCTCGTACACAGCCACATCGCGCGGCTCCCACGCGCCCTGCACGAGGCGGCGCCCGAGGTGCCGCGTGCGGTCTCCGACATCGTGATGCGCCTCCTGCGCAAGGTGCCCGAGGAGCGCTACCAGAGCGCGGCCGGTGTGAAGGCGGATCTGGACGCGTGCCTCGCGCAGTGGCGCACCACCGGGACCATTGCACCGTTCGCCCTCGCGGCCCACGATCAGAGCGGCGATCTACGCATTCCGCAAAAGCTGTATGGCCGCGATGGCGAGGCCGCCGCGTTGCTGGTGGCCTTCGATCGGGTGGTCGCCGGGCGCCCGGAACTGCTCCTCGTGGCGGGGTATTCGGGGGTTGGCAAGTCCGCGCTGGTCAACGAGATCCACAAGCCGATTGCGCGCCGTCGTGGCTATTTCGTATCGGGCAAATTCGATCAATTCGATCGCAGCGTCCCTTATGCGCCCATCACGCATGCGTTCCGCGAGCTCGTGCGCCAAGTGCTCACGGAGCGTGACGAGGCGCTCGCGGTATGGCGCCAGAGGCTCTCGAGTGCCCTCGGCAGCAACGGCCAGGTCATCGTCGACCGCATCCCCGAGCTCGAGCTGGTGATCGGCGCGCAGCCGGCGGTCCCCGAACTCGCCGCGGCCGAGTCGCAGAATCGTTTCGTGTTGGTGTTCCAGAATTTCGTCCGGGTCTTCTGCTCGGGCGACCGTCCGCTGGTCGTCTTCCTCGACGACCTTCAGTGGGCCGATCCGGCGTCGCTGCAATTGATTCGGCATCTCTTGACCGATCCCGAGGGCGGGCATTTGCTCCTCATCGGCGCCTACCGCGACAACGAAGTGGGCCCGGCGCACCTCCTCGAGCTCACCCTCGCCGAGCTGCGGACGGACGGCGCGGCGAGCAATCGAACGAGCAGCATCGCGCTCGCACCGCTGGAGCTCGGGCACGTGGCCGAGTTGCTCGCCGATACCCTGCGGTGCACCCGCGAAGACAGCACACCGCTCGCGCGCGCCGCGCTCGACAAGACCCAGGGCAATCCGTTCTTTCTGACCCAGTTCATTCGCTCGCTCCACGAACGTGGTCTCGTGGCCTTCGATACCAACGCGCGCACGTGGACGTGGGATCTCGGCGCCATCGATCGCATGATGGTGACGGACAACGTCGTCGACCTCATCGTCGAGAAGCTGCGCCGGCTGGGCCCCGAGACGCAGCGTGTGCTCACCTACGCGGCGTGCATCGGCCACAGCTTCTCGCTCGCGCTCCTCGCCGAGCTCGACGAGCGTCCGCCGGCCGACGTCGCCGCGGATCTCTGGGATGCACTGCGCGAAGGGCTCGTGTTGCCGCAGGACGCCGAATACCGCTTTTTCGACGGGCCGGCCCCCGCCCCCGCGCGTGCCGAAACCGCCGACGGCACCCTCGACGTGCGCTATCGCTTTTTGCACGACCGCGTGCAACAAGCGGCCGACTCGCTCGTTGGAGACGAAACCCGCCGCGCGCATCATTTGAAGCTCGGACGCCTGCTGCGCGGCAAGCTCGAACGGCAACGTGCCGACGAAGCGCTCTTCGAGGTCGTGCGCCACCTCAATTTCGCGGCCGGCGACATCACGTCCGAGGACGAACGCATCGACTTGGGGCGTTTGAACCTGACGGCGGCGCGCCGGGCCAAGGCCGCGACCGCGTACGCCGCGGCGGCCGCCTTCGCGGCGTCGGGCATGGCGATGCTCACCGAGTCGAGTTGGAAGAGCGATTACGATTTGGCCTTCGCGCTGTACACCGAACGCGCCGAATGCGAATACCTCATTGGCCAATTCGATGTCGCGGAGCCGCTGTTCGATCGGCTCCTCGCGCGCGCGAACAACAAGCTCGAGCGCGCCCGCGTGCACAACCTGCGCATCGTGCTCTACACGACCCTGGGCAAGTTCGCGGACGCCATCGACGTGGGACGGGCGGGCCTCGCGGTCTTCGGCATCGACATGCCCTTGATTGGCCCCGCGCTCGACGCCGCACTCGGCACCGAGCTGACCGACGTCGAGACCAACCTGGGGACGCGCCGCATCGGCGATTTGGTGGACGCACCGCTCCTCACCGATCCGGATCGCCAGGCGGTGCTGCGGCTCTTGATGAGCCTGATCTCGGCGGCATATTTGACGCATCCCACGTTGCTCGGATGGGTCATCGTCAAGCAGGTCAATATCTCACTTCGGTATGGGCACTCCGACGTCTCGTCGTGCGGCTACATGATGCACGGGCTCGTTTTGGCGGGCGTCATGGGCCGCTACGAGCAGGCGCAGGAGTTCGGACGGCTCGCCCTCGCGCTGAACGAACGATTCAAGAACGCCGACCTGACATGCAAATTGAATTTCATGTACGGCGTGTTCCTGTTTTTCCGACAATCACTGCGAACGTCGCTGGAATACTCGCAGCGCGCATACGCTGCGGGGCTCGAGTCGGGTGATTTTCCGTATTTGTCCTATACGTGTTACAGCCTGCTCATGGGCAAGCTCGGACTCGGCGTGCCGCTCGAAGAGCTGGTGCCGGAGACCGACCGCTTCCTCACGCTCATGGGCCGCACGAAGGATGCGATGGCCACCGCGTTCCTGCGCGTCGGCCGGCAGATGCTCGCCAACCTGCGCCATGAGACCCACGGCCCCGCGCCCGACGCGCTCGACGACGCTTCGTTCCGCGAAGAGGGGTTTGCCGCGCGGATGGTCGAATCCGGATTTCTGCTCGTCGTACTCTGGTATTACATCGTCAAGCTGCAATTGCGGTTCATCTACGAGGATTACGCCGGCGCCCTCGAGATGGCCGAGCTCGCGGAGGCGAACAAGGCAAGCAGCACGGGCCACTTCTTCAAGACCGAGCTGCCGTTCTACGCGTGCTTGACCGCCGCGGCGCTGCTGACGGACACGCACACCGAGGACGCGCCGCGCTACCGTGCACTGCTCGAGACCAACGCCGCCGAGCTTGCGACCTTCGCCGAGAACGCCCCCGAGAACTATGGCCACAAAGACCGCCTCGTCGCCGCCGAGTGTGCGCGCCTCGAGGGGGAACACGGAAAGGCCGCCCAGCTGTACGACGAGGCGATCGCCCTCGCGCAGCGCAATGGGTTCGCGCGCGATCACGCCCTGGCCAACGAGCTCGCGTCCAAGTTCTACGCGGCGCGCGGGCGTACCACGCTGGCGCGCGCGTACATGACCGAGGCGCACTTCGGCTATACCCGCTGGGGCGCGACGGCGAAGGTCGAGGATCTCGAGCGACGCTATCTGCATCTGCTGTTGCGATCCGACGTGGCCGCCGAGTCGGCCGGCGTGAGCAGCAGGCACACCACGAGCAGCAGCCGCTCGACCACGGGCGATGTGCCTGGCTCGGGGCGGCTCGACGTGGCGACCGTGGTTCGCGCGGCGCATGCCATCTCCGGCGAGCTCGTTCTCGATCGCGTGCTCGATCGCCTGCTGCGCATCGTGCTCGCCAACGCGGGCGCGCAGCGCGGCTCGTTGCTGCTGCAGCGCGACGGCAAGCTGCTGGTCGAGGCGGTGGCCACGGTGAACCCCGACGTCGTGCGCGTGGGCCTGGCCTCGGAAATCGGCACAGCGAGCGATCTGGCCACCACCGTCGTGCACTACGTGGCGCGCACGCGCGAATCCGTCGTGCTCGACGACGCCAGCACCGACCCACGGTTCACCGACGATCCTTACATCGCCTCGGCCCGCCCGCGTTCGCTGCTCTGCGTTCCGATGGCGCATCAGGGTCGGCTCACGGGTTTGCTCTACCTCGAGAACCGCCTGGTCACCGGCGCCTTCGACCGAGCGCGCGTCGACCTCCTCCAGGTGCTCTCGGCGCAGGCGGCCACCGCTGTCGAGAACGCGCTCCTCTACGCCGCCACGCAAGCGGCTACCGCGCGCCTCGCGCAGGCCAACGAGACGCTGGAGCAGCAGGTCGCGCAGCGCACCGAGGAACTGCGCAAGACCGTGGCGGATCTCTGGAGCGAGATGGACCTCGCGCGCAAGATCCAAACGGTGCTGCTTCCAAGCGAGCCCGCGCTCTCCGGCTACGACGTGGCGGCGGTGATGGTCCCCGCGTCCGACGTGGGCGGCGACTACTACGACGTATTCCGCGCCAGTGGCACCGAGTGGGTCGTCGTGGGCGATGTCTCCGGTCACGGCATCACGGCGGGGCTCATCATGATGATGGCCCAAACCGCGGTGCGGGCGCTGGCACAGAACCTCGGCACGGGTGGCGCACCGCCTGCGCCATCGGAGGTCCTCGCCGCGGTCAACGCCGCCATATGCCGCAACCTGCGCAAGATCGGAGATGGGCAGTACATGACGGTGACCGCGTTCCGTTTCGACGGCGGGACGGACGGCGCCGTGTGGTACGCCGGCCTGCACCAGGATCTCCTCGTGTACCGCGCCGCGAAGGGCACGGTCGAGGTCATCGAGACTACCGGTGTATGGCTCGGCGTGCTCGACGACATCCGCACCTTGCTCCCCGACGCGCGCCTCGTACTCGAGCCGGGCGATGCCTTGCTGCTCTTCACCGACGGCCTCACCGAAGCGAGACGCGACGGAGGACTGCGCGGGGTCACCCGCGTCGTCGAGCACTTGGCCGCCGCCGCGCCGGTGACGCAAAGCGCGCGCGATCTCGTGCAGAGCGTGATGGATGGTCTCGAAGGGTGGGAGATCTCGGACGACGTGACGGTGGTGGCCATCCGGCGCACCGGCACTGCGCATGGTGGTAACGGCGCGTGA